DNA from Leptotrichia trevisanii DSM 22070:
TAAATTTTTAGAAGAAAACTATTGGTATACGGCAGAACCTGCGAGTGATTTTTATCATCAATATCCAGTTGATTTGAAACTTTGCGAAGAATTCGGTATAAATGGAATAAGAATTTCAATTGCATGGTCTAGAGTTTTCCCAAATGGATATGGTGAAGTAAATCCTAAAGGAGTGGAATTTTACCATAAACTGTTTGCAGAATGTAAAAAAAGAAATGTTGAACCATTTGTAACACTTCATCATTTTGATACACCCGAGGTTTTGCACTCCAACGGAGATTTTTTAAATCGTGAAAATATAGAGCACTTTGTAAATTATGCAAAATTCTGTTTTGAAGAATTTAGTGAAGTAAACTATTGGACAACATTTAATGAAATAGGACCAATTGGAGATGGTCAATATCTTGTTGGGAAATTTCCTCCAGGAATAAAATATGATTTTGAAAAATTGTTTCAGTCACATCATAATATGGTTTTAGCACACGCAAAAGCAGTTAATTTATTTAAGAAAAATGGCTATCACGGAGAAATAGGAATGGTTTGTGCATTGCCAACAAAATATCCCTATGATCCAAATAATCCAAAAGATGTGAGAGCAGCTGAATTGGACGACATCATTCATAACAAATTTATTTTGGATGCTACTTTTAAAGGTGAATATTCAAAGGATACAATGGAAGGTGTAAATCACATTTTAAAAGTCAATGGAGGGAAATTAGATTTAAGAGAAGAAGATTTCGAAATATTAAAAGCTGCAAAAGATTTGAATGATTTTCTTGGAATAAATTATTATATGAGTGACTGGATGGCTGAATATGATGGTGAAACTGAAATTATTCACAACGCAACAGGAAATAAAGGAAGTTCCAAATATCAAATAAAAGGCGTGGGACAAAGAAAAGCCAATGAAAGTATCCCAAGAACTGACTGGGACTGGATAATTTATCCGCAAGGTCTTTATGATCAAATCTCAAGAGTTAAAAGAGATTATCCAAATTACAAAAAAATCTATATTACTGAAAATGGTTTAGGCTATAAAGATGTTTTTGAAGACAATACAGTATATGACAATGCAAGAATAGATTACATAAGACAACATTTGGAAGTGATTTCAGATGCAATAAGAGATGGAGCGAATGTAAAAGGATATTTCTTATGGTCATTAATGGATGTATTTTCTTGGTCTAATGGCTATGAAAAAAGATATGGATTATTCTATGTTGACTTTGAAACACAAAAACGTTATCCGAAGAAAAGTGCTTACTGGTATAAAAAGGTAGCGGAAACAAAAGAAGTCTAAAATAATATTTATATATTTGAATTTTTTGTGTGGGAGTGAAAGCTCTCACATTTTAATTTATTTTTTGGGTGGTGAAACCCGCAAAATTATTATAACAAAAAAGACTTGACAAAAAACGATTACTATTGTAAACTATTAATATATAAGATTACAAACGTAAACGTTAAGAGAGGTAAAATATGAAAGAAAACTGTAAACTTGATAAAAAACAGCATATAACCGATGCAGAATGGGAAGTAATGCGTGTTGTGTGGGCAAATAGTGAAGTTACAAGCAAGTTTGTAGCAGAGGTGCTTTGTGAGAAAATGAACTGGAAGCAGGCTACAATAAAGACATTATTAAATCGGCTGTTGGAAAAGAATATTTTGAAAAAGAGGGAAATTGGGAACAAGTATATTTATTCGACAGATTTTACAGAAAAAGAAGTGGCTAATAGTTATATATTGGGAACTTTTGATAAAATTTGTAAAACGAAAGTTGGAGAAATGATAGGGAAAGTTATTGAGAACAGTGAACTGAGTTTTAGCGACTTGGACTTGATTTTGAAGGCTGTGGAGAAAAAGAGGAAAACGGCTGTGGAAGAAGTTTTGTGTGATTGTGTTGAAGGGCAGTGTAATTGTGAACATAATGGGCATAAGCATATTTAAAGATATATTGTATTAGATGAAGGAGGAAAAGATTATGGCAGAAAAAAACTATACAGTAACTGGGATGAGCTGTGCAGCTTGTGCTAATGCTGTGGAAAAGGCACTTAATAAAAATACGGATATTAGTGCTTCAGTTAATATTGCAACTGAAAAATTGAATATTGAATATGATGAGAAGAAGTATGATTTTGATAAAATTAGGGAAATAGTGGAGTCGGCTGGGTATGGGCTGGTTGAGGATATGACGGAAGATAAAAAGATGGAACTTTATCAGGAAAAAATAACAAGTTTGAAAAATCGATTAATTTTGGCAGTTATTTTTGTTGTTCCACTTTTGTATATTTCGATGGGGCATATGCTTGGGGCGGCACTTCCTGAATTTTTGAATCCTAAAGTAAATGCTTTGAATTTTGCATTGGCACAGTTTGTATTGACTTTGCCTATTATTTATGCTGGAAGAGATTTTTTTTCACATGGATTTAAAAATTTAGTAAGAAAATCTCCAACAATGGATTCGTTAATTGCTATTGGGGCAACAGCGGCGGTACTCTATGGAATTTACGCCACTTTTAGAATTGTAACTGTAGATCCTGAAGCACATATGGATTTATATTATGAATCGGCTGGTACAATTATTACGTTAATTTTATTTGGGAAACTACTGGAGGCAAAAACAAAAGGGCAAACTTCATCGGCAATAAAAAAACTTATCGGACTTCAGCCTAAAAAGGCTAAAATTATTGAAAATGGAGCGGAAAAGGAAGTTCTGATTGAAAACTTGAAAGTTGGAGATATTGTTATTGTGAAGCCGGGAGAAAAAATTGCGGTGGATGGAAGGATTGTGGAAGGGGCGACTTCTGTTGATGAGTCAATGTTGACAGGAGAAAGTTTGCCGGTAAGCAAAAAAGTTGGGGACAAGGTTGTTGGAGGAAGTATTAATAAAAATGGAAGTATTAGATTTGAGGCGACTGAAATTGGTAAAAATACAGTTTTGTCGCAAATTATAAAGCTGGTTGAGGAGGCACAGGGTTCAAAGGCTCCGATTTCTCGAATGGCTGACATTGTGGCGGCATATTTTGTACCGATTGTTATTGGGATTGCGATAATTACAGGGATTGCATGGTTTTTGAGTGGTAGTGGATTGGTTATTGCATTGTCGTTTTTCATCGCTGTACTTGTAATTGCGTGTCCGTGTGCATTGGGACTTGCAACACCTACATCAATAATGGTTGGGACTGGAAAAGGGGCTGAGAACGGTATTCTTATAAAAAGCGGGGAAGCCCTTGAAACAGCACATAAAATTAAAACAGTTGTGTTTGACAAGACTGGTACGATTACGAAAGGAAAGCCTGTACTGACTGATTTGATTGCTTATGGAAATTATAACGAGAATGAATTGTTAAAAATTGCTGCAAGTGTAGAAAATGATTCAGAGCATCCATTGGCAGAAGCAATCGTAAATGAAGCAAAAGAGAAAAATATTGAAATTAAGCCGTATGAAAAATTTAGGGCGATGCCAGGTTACGGTATTCGTGCAACATTTGAAGGCAAGGAAGTGCAAATTGGAAATAGAAAACTTATGGAAAATCGAAAAATTAATGTGGAAATTTCTCAAAAAGATTATGATATTCTGTCGAATGAAGGAAAAACACCAATGTATATTTCAATTGATAACGAATTGGCGGGACTTGTTGCAGTTGCAGATGTTATCAAGGAAACAAGTAAGGAAGCTATAGAAAAACTGAAAAAAATGGGAATCAAGACAATAATGCTAACTGGAGATAACGAAAAAACTGCGAAATTTATCGCAAAACAAGTGGGAATAGATGATGTGATTTCAGAAGTGCTGCCTTATCAGAAATCTCAAAAAGTAAAGGAACTTCAAGAAAAAGATGAATTTGTTGCAATGGTTGGAGACGGAATTAACGATTCACCAGCACTAGCTCAGGCAAACGTTGGAATTGCAATAGGAAATGGAACAGATGTTGCCATAGAATCGGCTGATATTGTCTTAATTAGAAACGATTTGAGAGATGTTGCAGGTGCAATAGCATTAAGTAAAGTGACAATCACAAATATAAAGGAAAATCTGTTTTGGGCATTCTTTTATAATGTACTGGGAATTCCATTTGCCGCTGGAATATTTTACGCATTTTTCAATGGACCAAAATTAGATCCTATGATAGCGGCTTTTGCGATGTCGTTTAGTTCAGTATCAGTTTTGGGAAATGCTTTGAGATTGAAATTTTTTAAAGTTAAATAGAATTTTGAAAAATAGGTTAAATTTTATTACATATCTATGATATTATCTTCTATAAGAAGTGAGTAGTATGGAAACAAAATTAAGAAATTTAACAAAGAAAGTTGAGAATAAATCAGTAAAAATTGCAGAAGATAAGGAATTGGAAATAATTTCTTCTAAAGTTTTGAAGAAGTATAAAAAAACATTTGAGAAATTGACGAAATGATTCCTGTATAAAAAAATATAAAATGACAGAGTAAAAAATATAGGGGCAGTCATTAAATACCACAACAAATCTTTTTTGACTGCTTTTTTTAAAATATTTTACTTTGTGATATTTCTTTCAAAACTTCCCTAATCGGACATTCTCCTCCTCTCAAATATGGAATGTTTGTGCTTTTTCCTGTTTCATTAACAATTTCTGGCAAGCATTCNNNNNNNNNNTAGGTAATGGGGAAGGACATATCTTGGCTCAAGCG
Protein-coding regions in this window:
- the lacG gene encoding 6-phospho-beta-galactosidase, producing the protein MSKKLPEDFIFGGATAAYQAEGAIKIDGKGPVAWDKFLEENYWYTAEPASDFYHQYPVDLKLCEEFGINGIRISIAWSRVFPNGYGEVNPKGVEFYHKLFAECKKRNVEPFVTLHHFDTPEVLHSNGDFLNRENIEHFVNYAKFCFEEFSEVNYWTTFNEIGPIGDGQYLVGKFPPGIKYDFEKLFQSHHNMVLAHAKAVNLFKKNGYHGEIGMVCALPTKYPYDPNNPKDVRAAELDDIIHNKFILDATFKGEYSKDTMEGVNHILKVNGGKLDLREEDFEILKAAKDLNDFLGINYYMSDWMAEYDGETEIIHNATGNKGSSKYQIKGVGQRKANESIPRTDWDWIIYPQGLYDQISRVKRDYPNYKKIYITENGLGYKDVFEDNTVYDNARIDYIRQHLEVISDAIRDGANVKGYFLWSLMDVFSWSNGYEKRYGLFYVDFETQKRYPKKSAYWYKKVAETKEV
- a CDS encoding heavy metal translocating P-type ATPase, giving the protein MAEKNYTVTGMSCAACANAVEKALNKNTDISASVNIATEKLNIEYDEKKYDFDKIREIVESAGYGLVEDMTEDKKMELYQEKITSLKNRLILAVIFVVPLLYISMGHMLGAALPEFLNPKVNALNFALAQFVLTLPIIYAGRDFFSHGFKNLVRKSPTMDSLIAIGATAAVLYGIYATFRIVTVDPEAHMDLYYESAGTIITLILFGKLLEAKTKGQTSSAIKKLIGLQPKKAKIIENGAEKEVLIENLKVGDIVIVKPGEKIAVDGRIVEGATSVDESMLTGESLPVSKKVGDKVVGGSINKNGSIRFEATEIGKNTVLSQIIKLVEEAQGSKAPISRMADIVAAYFVPIVIGIAIITGIAWFLSGSGLVIALSFFIAVLVIACPCALGLATPTSIMVGTGKGAENGILIKSGEALETAHKIKTVVFDKTGTITKGKPVLTDLIAYGNYNENELLKIAASVENDSEHPLAEAIVNEAKEKNIEIKPYEKFRAMPGYGIRATFEGKEVQIGNRKLMENRKINVEISQKDYDILSNEGKTPMYISIDNELAGLVAVADVIKETSKEAIEKLKKMGIKTIMLTGDNEKTAKFIAKQVGIDDVISEVLPYQKSQKVKELQEKDEFVAMVGDGINDSPALAQANVGIAIGNGTDVAIESADIVLIRNDLRDVAGAIALSKVTITNIKENLFWAFFYNVLGIPFAAGIFYAFFNGPKLDPMIAAFAMSFSSVSVLGNALRLKFFKVK
- a CDS encoding CopY/TcrY family copper transport repressor; its protein translation is MKENCKLDKKQHITDAEWEVMRVVWANSEVTSKFVAEVLCEKMNWKQATIKTLLNRLLEKNILKKREIGNKYIYSTDFTEKEVANSYILGTFDKICKTKVGEMIGKVIENSELSFSDLDLILKAVEKKRKTAVEEVLCDCVEGQCNCEHNGHKHI